The Corynebacterium freiburgense region GGCTGTGGATGCCCGCCAAGGCGGACACCCGACTCCGATGAGTGATTGGAAAACTAGCCTGCGGTTAGTGGAACACCTTGACGGAGACGGAGCCATCGATGAGAAAGGAAGGAAGAAGCTGATCAAGGCCGTAGCAGAAGCAAAGGATCTTGCCGAGACTCTCGGTTGTGGGGACCTTATGCCCTTTGCGACGTCTGCGATCCGCTCTGCTGCTAATAGTGAAGCGATCTTAGACTCGGTTGAAGCAGATACGGGTATTCGGCTTGAGGTCCTCTCAGGCAAAGACGAAGCCCGCCTCACGTTCCTTGCGGTTCGCCGTTGGTATGGTTGGTCCGCAGGCCGCATCACTAACCTAGATATTGGTGGTGGATCACTTGAGCTTTCCACAGGGACTGATGAAGAACCTGACGCCGCATTCTCACTTGACCTCGGCGCTGGACGGCTTACCCATCAGTGGTTTGATACTGATCCGCCAGAGCGCACAAAGGTCAATGTTCTCCGGGATTATATCGATGCCGAATTAGTGGAACCGGCTCGAGTAATCCGTGCTTGCGGTACGAGTGATCTTGCCGTGGGTACTTCTAAAACTTTTCGTACGTTAGCAAGGCTTACGGGTGCCGCACCGTCATCCGCTGGGCCGCGAGTGACTCGCACTCTTACAGCACCGGGCTTACGCCAGCTCATAGCTTTTATTTCCCGCATGACTGCTGCTGATCGCGCAGAACTTGAGGGTGTGAGTGCCGACCGTTCTCACCAGATTGTCGCAGGTGCTCTGGTGGCGGAAGCGGCTATGCGGGCATTAGGTTTGGAACAACTACAAATTTGTCCTTGGGCATTGCGTGAAGGCGTTATTTTGCGCCGTATCGACAAGGGATTGGACTAGAAATCATGAGTGAAAAGCAACTCACCGTCGCCGAATTGATGGAGCGCGCTGCAAAAGAAGGTCGCGTTGAGGCTCCGCGCCGTCGTCGCCGCAGCCTAGAAGAAGGCGGTGTGTCTGTTGCGGAGTTGACCGGCTCGATCCCTGTTGTTAAGGCAGTACCTTCTGATTCTCGCCACAGCGCCGAGCCTATCGACGCCCCGTTCCCGCGGCAGCCAAAACCTTCGGCTGCAAAGGAAAAGGAGGCTTCGAAATCTGCTGAGTCAACGGAAACCTCAACACCGCAGGACCATGGCTCTTCAGTTGGTGCAGTCACTACGGCAGGATCGGTAGCCTCCGCAACCGCAAAGTTGGCGGAACCAAAACCATCAGTAGATTCCTCATTTGATACTGATAGTTCAGATACGCCACCGTGGATGACCGATACTTCATCAATATCGGACGGCACCGAAGAAGCATCAGAGTCTCCGGAATACACGTCCGAATACTCTGACACTCCTCCGTGGCTCTCCACATCTTTGCCAGAAGAAGAAACCACAACGGATCTTCAAGAAGATGACACTCCGCCATGGATGACCTCAAGCACAGCCAGCCCGGAAGAGGAAGAGGAAACACCTCCGTGGCTGATCACTACACCTGAGCCAAGCGCGCTGCAAGAAGAAGAGGAAGAGGAAACACCTCCATGGCTTGCCGCTGCTTTAGAGGAAAAGGAAAAGCAAAAGGCTGAGCAGTCTCGCGAATATGAGGAAACTCCACCGTGGATTATTACTGAGGCTGAAGAGGAAGCTGCAGCCAAGCAGGATGATGATATTCCGCCATGGATGATAGGTTCCACGGACGCCGCTGACGATGCTGAGTATCAGGATTCCTTTGCTGAGGAAACTCCACCATGGTTGCAACCTGAGCCAGTATCACAGCCTGAGCCGGAACCTGAAGACATTGCCGAAGAATCACAGGTGCCAGGTGCTGCCGCTGCATCCACGCCAAGCACTGATAAGACCATGGTCATTAGCGTAATTAATGAAAATGATCCGGTGCGGCTTACTACTGGGGCCTTTGAGGCAATTACTCCAGACCAGGCTGCGGCTGCTGCGGCGTCGTCTTCGGGGGCGTCGGCAAGTACCGCGCCGCATGCTGAAGAAACCACACAAATGCCTGTGGTGGAAGACGAGCAAGAAGACTCCTACGCTACTGAAGCGGTTGATGAGTCAAATATTGAGCGCCCCGACCTTGCCTCGGTGATCCCTATGGGTGGTCAAGCCAATATCAAGGAATCCAAAAAGCGCGATCGCAAGAGCAAAGCTGCAAGCCCATCAGATATTCCCGGCCCAAGCCGAACACCCGGGCCTAGTCCGACACCAGGTCCGGCGTCGGCTACGGAAACTCAGGTGCAGCCTGCAGTGGAAACCCCGATCCCAGATCCAAATGGTATTCCGGAGGCAAAGCCGCTGCCTGTCAAGGTGGAAGCACGGGAAAAAGAAGGCAAGATCTCATTTATTGCCATTGCGGGTATGACACTCCTGGCAATTATTGTGGGCGTAGCCTTATTCCTTGGTTTTGAAATGCTTTGGTCCAGCCTGCCAAAGTGGGCAGTGAGCCTTCTAGCATTGGCGGTTACCGGTGGCATTGTCGGCATAGTTCACGCGCTTCGTACGGAACGTGACTTCCTATCTATGGGACTCGCTGGCCTTGCTGGACTAGCGATGACCTTTGGCCCAATGGCGGTTGCTGGTTTATAAACCGGGTGCGCCGATGACTGCAACATGGCATGGTATACATCATGACCAGAATTGCAGTAATCGGCGTCGGTAAAATCGGTGAGGCGCTTCTTGCGGGGCTTATCGCAGGTGGCGTCCCCCCAAAGGATATTGCGGTAACCAACCCAGATCCAGAACGTGGAAAGTACCTCCAAGAAACGTATGGGGTTGTTGATTTCACGGATAATGTTCAGGCTGCAGACGGCGCCGACTATGTATTTCTATGCGTCAAACCAAAAGATACCCTACATGTACTGAATGAAGTTTCTGATGTAGTGGACAATAATGAAGGCGATACCACAGTCATTTCAATGGCGAGCGGTATTACGCTGCGCAGTTTAGAGGATGCGGTGCCGGTAGGCACGCCGGTGATTCGTGTTATGCCAAATACACCGATGCTGGTGCGACAGGGCGTCAGTGCCCTTGCATCAGGCAGGTTTGTAAGCGAAGAAAACCTCGAACACGTCTGCGAACTGCTGGAAAGTGTTGGCACAGTTGTAGTTGTGGCTGAGACGGATATGGACGCGGTAACGGCCCTTTCTGGCTCGTCCCCGGCATATGCTTTCCTTGTTGCGGAAGCTATGATTGACGCCGGAGTAAGTTTGGGTCTTACTCGGGCTATGTCGCGTGAGCTGACCATCGGTGCGCTATATGGTGCCGCGACTATGCTTAAAGAAACTGGCCGCGAGCCTGCCGAATTAAGGGCGGATGTAAGTTCGCCCGGAGGGACGACCGTTGCGGCTATTCGAAAGCTTGAGGCATTTGGTCTTCGAAGCGCGTTTTACGACGCCACCGAGGCTTGCGCATTGCGCTCAAAGGAGCTTGGGCGGACCCGTACAGCGGATGACGATAGTTAAAACAAGCCAGCGTTATTTATTAGCAAATCAACTAAGTCTCAGAGGTATATTTCAGCTTCGTTGCCCCGAAAGGGGTTAGCGAGCGGGGGAATCAAGTAGTGGTTGAGACTTTTTCCCAGTACACGTGTAACCAGCGGGTTTGCTGTGAAGCATGGTGCACTTGATAACAATTGTGACGAAGCGTGTCGCAACAGTCACAAGATTCACGGTAGGCTGTTTTAAGCACGCGCGTGACCAGTTGTTCTGCAGGAGGGGAAGCCTGCAGCACGCACTTGCTGAAGGGTTGAATGAATATGGCACATGAAGATAATGGAACGTTCCTGACCGTTGCTGAGGTCGCAGAGATTATGCGAGTTTCCAAGATGACGGTGTACCGTTTGGTCCACTCCGGCGAGTTGCCGGCAGTACGCGTGGGCCGCTCATTCCGCGTCCATGAGAACGCGGTGAATGAATACTTGGACTCGTCTTACTACAACGTAGGCTAGACGGCGCCCCACGTCCCCGTCTCTAAAGACCGGGTTCTTTTGTTCCACAGCTATATCAAACTGTAAGATTGTGGACATTCGTGTCAGCGCCGAGGAACGTGAGTTTTCTTATGTTCAGCCGAGAGTGCACTTTGGCGTTCGCTGGCAGGTCAGTACGTACATCACCGATTTTGAAGTGAGGGAAACCCCATGGGTTCTGTCATTAAGAAGCGCCGCAAGCGCATGTCCAAGAAAAAGCACCGTAAGTTGCTGCGCCGTACTCGTGTTCAGCGACGGAAACTCGGCAAATAAAAGAATCGCCTTGGGATTTTCCCAGGGCGACTTTTTGTTTCATCGGGGGTCAGTGTATTACTTTTTGCGTCCCCGCCACCGGCGATAGCTAAGTGATGCTGCTAAAAGTGTTGGTAAACCATAAGTGCGAATCGCTTTACGAATATTCCGGTAGTCCTGAATCTGCCAGCCGCGTCGGGTCGCTTCACGCCGCAGTTTTGAATCTGGATTGATTGCAACTGCGGTTCCGACCATTGAAAGCATGGGGATATCATTAATGGAATCCGAGTAAGCAGTGCACCTGCTTAAATCCAGTTTTTCCACCGCCGCTAGCGCAGCTACTGCATGGCGTTTTCCCGGGCCGTGAAGAATATCGCCCACAAGGCGGCCAGTAAAAAGTCCGTTTTCCACCTCGGCTACAGTGCCAAGTGCCCCGGTAAAACCGAGTCGACGGGCGAGAATTTGTGCGAGTTGTACGGGGGTTGCAGTAACAAGCCATACCTGTTCGCCTTCGGCCAGGTGCATTTCGGCGAGCCTACGTGTGCCTGGCCAGATTTTCTCAACCATGCGGTCGTCGACAATTTCCTCGCAGAGTGCAACAAGCTCATCTACTGAGCGGCCTTTAATAAACTCCAGTGCTTGTTGCCGCCCCTGGGCTACATCATTAGCGTTTTCTTTACCAGTCACGCGGAATTTAATTTGCTTCCACGCTAGCGGAATCATTTCATTTGCTTTAAAGTAACGACGCCGCGCCAGCCCCATCATAAAAACAATGATTGAGGCCCCCTGGATCAGGGTATTATCCACGTCAAAGAACGCTGCAGCCGGTCCTATACCTTGATGAAGTCGTGCATCTGGATTTTTGGTTTCGAACTTGTCTGCGGCTTCAATCGCGCCTGAGACCGTTTCAATACCTGAGGCGAAATCCCCGACCTCTAATCCGAATACCTCTGCTACGGCTGCCAACCCGGCGGTACGTTGTTCTGCATCGCCGACAGGGCGGAATGCGTGTTCCTCAAGAAAACGCCTGAGATTGCCTCGTGAGGCGCTGAGACTAGCTAAGAAATCCTCAGGGGCAGGTTCATAACCGGGGGTTGTCACGTAGGTGTTTCCTCATTAAACGAGACGGGGACAGGTATCGTCTTCAATCGTAGGCAACTTCGATAGGTGTAAGGAAAAATGAAACTACCTCAACCCCATTCGGTGCAACTTTTGGTCCGCGCAACCTGTGGATCATGTGAGCGCATACGCCAGGAAATTGAAGTTCCTGTTATACAAACAGGGGCCTCGTTTGAAGTTGTAGACGTTGATCAAGATTCCGCTTTAGCATTGGAATTTGGTGACCGGGTACCTGTAGTGCTGCTAGATAATGAAGAATTTGCATGTTGGGAGGTTGACCTAGCGGAGTTAGTACAGGCTTTGTTGTAGCGGCGGGCTGATCAGGATACGGTTATACATCATCCTTTTGGTTGATAAATGCGGAACGAAAGGTGGCCTATGAGCGTGCTTGTAGTGGGCATGTCGCACCGGTCAGCGCCTGTCACTGTACTTGAAAAGGTGAGTTTAGACAGTGCTGCCCAAGATGCAACAGTGGCGAAGCTAATGGCGTGTCCGTCGCTGTCTGAGGCCATGATTGTATCTACCTGCAACCGGCTTGAGATTTATGTTGTGACTACGAGCTTCAATACTGGTGTCGCGGAAGTTGTTGATGTTCTTCATGAAGTCAGCGGCGTCGATATTGATGTTTTGCGCAGCCATCTTTATGTTCGGTATGCGGATGCTGCGGCTGAACATATGCTTGTGGTGACTTCTGGCTTGGATTCGATGGTTGTGGGGGAGCAGCAAATTATCGGTCAGGTGCGAACCTCATACCAGCAAGCATGCACTCAGGGGAGTGCGGGGCCCTTTTTGCACTCCCTCGCGCAGTGTGCACTGCATACGGGCAAGCGAGTCCACTCAGAGACCGATATTGATGATGCTGGGGCGTCAATGGTGTCATTTGCGTTTGATGAGGCCTTAGGTGATCAAACACTTGAGGGGAAAACGGCAATGGTGCTTGGGGCGGGGGTAATGGCGTCGCTGGCGGCAACACACCTGGGCCGTATGGGTGTAGCAAAACTCATTTTGGCAAATCGAACACGTAGTCGTGCTGAAATTCTGGCTGAGCATTCGCGAGAAGCGAACGTACCTGCGGATGTAGTGGACTTTGATCGGCGGGCTGAGGCATTGGCACACGTCGATATTGTGGTATCAGCCACGGGAGCGGACACGTTTACGGTGACTCCTGAAAATATCCCAAAGCATCGTAATTTAGTGTTGATTGATTTATCTATGCCTCGTGATATTGATGATCAGGTTGGTGAATTGCCAAATGTGAATCTTGTGAATATTGAGCGTTTACATCGCGCGCGAAAGGAAGCAACAATGCAGACTGATGCTTTAGATATTGTGGCACAGGAATTGGATGCTTATACGTCTGCACAGCGTGTTCGCGATGTTGTACCCGCAGTTGCCGCATTGCGCAGGCAGGCTTCTGAGCTGGTAGAACTTGAGCTAGCCCGGTTGACCCAGCGAACTCCTTTGATGAGCGAAAATGAACGGGAGGAAGTAACTCGTACAGTGCGTCGAGTGGTAGATAAATTGCTTCATACTCCTACCGTGAAAGTCAAGGAATTGGCCGCCCGTTCGGGTACTGTTTCGTATGAGTCGGCATTACAAGAACTCTTTGGTTTAGAAACAGAACCCGCAGCGAGGAAAACAAATGCTTAAGATCGGCACTCGAGGTAGCAAACTGGCACGGACGCAGGCGCGACATGTTCGTGATGCTATCCAGGCGCAAGGCTATGAATGCGAACTGACTATCGTTTCCACACCAGGCGATCAGTCCCATGATCCAGTAGAACGCATTGGCGTCGGTGTGTTTACTCAAGCATTGCGGGAAGCTATGGCGCGTGGCGAGTGTGATATTGCGGTACATTCCTACAAGGATTTGCCCACTGTGCCAGATTCACGATTCCAAATGGTTATTCCGCGTCGTGCTGATGCCCGCGAAGCCTTGATCGCACGCGATGACTACACTCTGGAAACACTGCCAAACGGCGCTACCGTTGGAACCGGTGCACCACGACGTATTGCGCAATTGAAAGCGATGCGACCGGACCTCAATATTGTGCCTTTGCGGGGTAATGTGGATTCTCGAATCGCGCGGGTTGGTATAGATCTAGATGCTGTAATTCTTGCCGCCGCCGGTTTGCAGCGTATTGGGTTATTCCAAAAAGCCAGCCAACTTTTTGACCCACACGTGTTTTTGCCAGCCCCAGCGCAAGGTGCACTGGCAGTGGAAGCAAATCCGAATGCCGCCGAAGCTATCCAACATTTAGTGTGCGAAGAAGCTACTTGGCAGACCACTGCTGAGCGCGTGGTGCTAAACCGTTTGGAAGCGGGCTGTACTGCCCCTGTCGCGGCCTACGCTATTGGCACAACATTGGTTGCTGGTGTGTTTGCATTGGATGGTCGAACAAAATTAGTGGATTCTTTCACTGGCGAGGATCCTGTGGAATTAGGCCAACGAGCAGCGGCAACGCTATTGGATCGAGGTGCCGCTGAGCTGTTACGTTAGCTGTGTATTCGCTAACGCCGCGCTGATGATTTATCGTTGACTTACCACATGGCATGCGCCCATTTTGCAAATAGGTCCGCTTAAGGTTTTTGCAATTGGGCGCGCGTGTGCGTTTACGCTGGTGTTGGTCTCTTTTAAAGAAATGAACTGTATGAGTTACGTCCCCTCGTCGGTAGGCACTGTCATTTTTGTGGGTGCTGGGCCGGGCAATCCGGATTTATTAACGGTCCGTGCCCGTGACGTGCTGGGCAATACTGCGGTGGCCTATGTCGACCCCCAAGTTCTTCCTGGCGTGCGCAAAGTGATAGCTAGTGAATTAGAAGTCCCGATTGAGCGTTTGCGTGCTGCGGAGAAAGAATACGAGGCATTGTGCGAGCAGGCGCGGGAAGCGGGGGCGCGGAGGCGTCCGCCCCGTCCCGAAGGTCCTACAGCGGCAAATATTATTGATGTTGCTTTGGATAGTTCCGCAGAGGACATTGCTGCGGCCTTGGCGCAAGAAGTTTCCCAAGGGCATGATGTTGTTCGTGTTGTTACTGGAAATCCGCTAAATAATGAGCGGGTGCTCGCAGAAATTAATGCTGTGGCCGATGCCGGCTTGGAATTCCAGGTGGTTCCAGGCATGTCGGTGCCTTCCACCGTGCCAGCATTTGCGGGTATTGCATTGGGCTCTACCTACACGGAGACGCATGTTTCCCAAGGTTTGGATTGGGATCGTTTGGCACAAGCCCCGCAGCCTATTGTCCTGCAGGCAGTTGCGGAGGATCTGAAAACTATTGCTGGCGAGCTGAAAACGCGTGGTTTAGCAACGAATTTGCCGGTGTCTGTAACTGTCAATGGCACAACTCGTTTACAACGCACCTATGACACAACTTTGGGTACTTTAGGCAAGCTCAATGGTGATATGCCCGGCACGCTCGTAGTGACTCTTGGTAAAGGCGTGGATGATCGCACGAAGTATTCATGGTGGGAGAATCGCGCGCTTTATGGCTGGCGAGTATTGGTGCCCCGTGCCAAAGAGCAGGCCGGACCCATGAGTGCACGATTAGCCTCGCATGGTGCCATTCCGCAAGAGGTACCTACTATTTCTGTGGAACCACCACGAAACCCTGCACAAATGGAACGTGCTGTTAAAGGCATTGTTGAGGGGCGCTATCAGTGGGTGGCCTTAACTAGCGTTAATGCAGTCAATGCATTGTGGGAGAAAATCACTGAATTTGGTCTTGATGCGCGCGCATTTGCGGGGGTACGTATTGCGGCGGTGGGGGAGAAGACGGCTGCCGCAATTCGGGAGTTGGGCATTTCTCCTGAGTTATTGCCTGATCGTACTGAGCAAAATGCTCGTGGGCTGGTTGCGGTATTCCCAGAGTTTGATTCGGAATTGGATCCGGTGAGCCGGGTGCTACTGCCACGTGCGGATATTGCAACTGATGTATTGGTGGATGGGCTGACGGATTTAGGTTGGGAGGTTGATGACGTTACGGCGTATCGTACGGTTCGGGCGGCTCCTCCAAGTGCCGAAGTGCGCGACATGATTAAGTCTGGCGGCTTTGATGCTGTGTGCTTTACTTCAGCTTCTACTGTGAAAAATCTGGTGGGGATTGCAGGAAAGCCACATCAGCGTACGATTATTGCTTGTATTGGACCTATGGCAGCGGCAGCTGCTCGTGAGGCTGGCCTCCGCGTTGATGTACAACCCGAAGAAGCCAGTGTTGCTGCGCTTGTCGACGCCTTGGCCGCCCATGTTGCAAGTTTGCGTGCGGCAGGTCAATTACCACCACCACGGAAGAAGCGTCGTAAAAGGAGTAGCTAAATGATCCGTCGTCCACGGCGTTTGCGGAATTATGAGGCGATGCGTGAGTTAGTATCCGAAACAACGCTGCGCCCTGCGGATTTAATTCTTCCGCTCTTTATTGCGGAAGGTATTACCCGCCCCCGAGAAGTTCCTTCGATGCCGGGGGTGTATCAGCATACGTTTGATTCACTAAAGCGGGTTGCTTATGAGGCGTTAGATGCCGGTATTCGGTGTGTAGATCTTTTTGGGGTTCCACGGGTCAAGGATGCTGTAGGTTCGGGATCTTGGGATCCAAAGGGCATTTTAAACCGAGGTATTGCGTCATTGCGGGAAGAATTTGGCAATGACCTTATGATTATGGCGGATACCTGCTTGGATGAATTTACTGACCATGGTCACTGCGGCGTTGTAGATACTGATAACTTTGGCGCCCAGATCGTCGATAATGATGCAACTTTGCCTTACTATCAGCAGATGGCTGTGGCACAAGCCCAAGCTGGGGCACATATTGTCAGCCCCTCCGGCATGATGGACGGCCAGGTCCTAGCTATTCGGGAGGCGCTTGATACCGCTGGTTTCTCCGAAGTAGCTATTATGGCGTATTCAGCGAAGTATGCCTCCGCGTTTTTCGGACCATTCCGGGATGCGGTCGGTTCTTCATTGGTCGGTGATCGCCGTACATATCAGCAAGATCCGGCGAATTTTAAAGAATCCTTATTAGAAGTTGATCTGGATATTGAGCAAGGTGCGGATTTTGTTATGGTCAAACCGGCAATGCCTTATCTCGACGTATTAAAAGCTATTGCAGAGCGTGTGACCGTCCCAGTTGCCGCATATCAAGTGTCTGGTGAGTACGCAATGATCGAAGCCGCAGGACGTAATGGCTGGATCGATCGTGATGCCGCCATGATGGAATCGGTGCTCGGGATTAAGCGAGCAGGTGCGGATCAGATTCTTACATACTTCGCCACAGATATTGCCCGTAAACTTTAGGGGAACCATGGCTAAAGAAAAACCCGAATCTATTCTTTTAGCGTCTCATCTCTGGCTTTGGGTTGTGGTGTTAGAAATTGCGCATCAGATCTTGAGTATTGTTATGGGTTTTCTCACGCCAGAGATTTGGCGGAAGCAAGTTGAAGATCAGATTGTTTCACAGCAACCAAACTTTACTGATGCCCACATTAATGTCACTACCTACACTTTGATCGCTATTCCGGGTGTCCTTGCCATTGGGATTATGTGCGTGGTGTTATGGATGTCCTTGGTGTTGAGTCGGGGTGGCCAATATGCAGGTTTTGCCCGAAGAACACTGCTGTTTTTCGGCGTTTACTTGGGTATTCGTTTGATTATTGTATTCGTACCATTGGGACTTGCCCTACCTGATGCGCTTGTTATTCTTGATGGCTGCGTCCAGATTGTGGTGAGCGTGTGCGCAATTATGGCGGTATATCTTGTGACACGCCCTGAGTCCCTTATGTGGACTGGGGAAC contains the following coding sequences:
- a CDS encoding 30S ribosomal protein bS22, which codes for MGSVIKKRRKRMSKKKHRKLLRRTRVQRRKLGK
- a CDS encoding glutaredoxin family protein encodes the protein MKLPQPHSVQLLVRATCGSCERIRQEIEVPVIQTGASFEVVDVDQDSALALEFGDRVPVVLLDNEEFACWEVDLAELVQALL
- the proC gene encoding pyrroline-5-carboxylate reductase; this translates as MTRIAVIGVGKIGEALLAGLIAGGVPPKDIAVTNPDPERGKYLQETYGVVDFTDNVQAADGADYVFLCVKPKDTLHVLNEVSDVVDNNEGDTTVISMASGITLRSLEDAVPVGTPVIRVMPNTPMLVRQGVSALASGRFVSEENLEHVCELLESVGTVVVVAETDMDAVTALSGSSPAYAFLVAEAMIDAGVSLGLTRAMSRELTIGALYGAATMLKETGREPAELRADVSSPGGTTVAAIRKLEAFGLRSAFYDATEACALRSKELGRTRTADDDS
- a CDS encoding uroporphyrinogen-III synthase; translated protein: MSYVPSSVGTVIFVGAGPGNPDLLTVRARDVLGNTAVAYVDPQVLPGVRKVIASELEVPIERLRAAEKEYEALCEQAREAGARRRPPRPEGPTAANIIDVALDSSAEDIAAALAQEVSQGHDVVRVVTGNPLNNERVLAEINAVADAGLEFQVVPGMSVPSTVPAFAGIALGSTYTETHVSQGLDWDRLAQAPQPIVLQAVAEDLKTIAGELKTRGLATNLPVSVTVNGTTRLQRTYDTTLGTLGKLNGDMPGTLVVTLGKGVDDRTKYSWWENRALYGWRVLVPRAKEQAGPMSARLASHGAIPQEVPTISVEPPRNPAQMERAVKGIVEGRYQWVALTSVNAVNALWEKITEFGLDARAFAGVRIAAVGEKTAAAIRELGISPELLPDRTEQNARGLVAVFPEFDSELDPVSRVLLPRADIATDVLVDGLTDLGWEVDDVTAYRTVRAAPPSAEVRDMIKSGGFDAVCFTSASTVKNLVGIAGKPHQRTIIACIGPMAAAAAREAGLRVDVQPEEASVAALVDALAAHVASLRAAGQLPPPRKKRRKRSS
- the hemB gene encoding porphobilinogen synthase: MIRRPRRLRNYEAMRELVSETTLRPADLILPLFIAEGITRPREVPSMPGVYQHTFDSLKRVAYEALDAGIRCVDLFGVPRVKDAVGSGSWDPKGILNRGIASLREEFGNDLMIMADTCLDEFTDHGHCGVVDTDNFGAQIVDNDATLPYYQQMAVAQAQAGAHIVSPSGMMDGQVLAIREALDTAGFSEVAIMAYSAKYASAFFGPFRDAVGSSLVGDRRTYQQDPANFKESLLEVDLDIEQGADFVMVKPAMPYLDVLKAIAERVTVPVAAYQVSGEYAMIEAAGRNGWIDRDAAMMESVLGIKRAGADQILTYFATDIARKL
- a CDS encoding glutamyl-tRNA reductase produces the protein MSVLVVGMSHRSAPVTVLEKVSLDSAAQDATVAKLMACPSLSEAMIVSTCNRLEIYVVTTSFNTGVAEVVDVLHEVSGVDIDVLRSHLYVRYADAAAEHMLVVTSGLDSMVVGEQQIIGQVRTSYQQACTQGSAGPFLHSLAQCALHTGKRVHSETDIDDAGASMVSFAFDEALGDQTLEGKTAMVLGAGVMASLAATHLGRMGVAKLILANRTRSRAEILAEHSREANVPADVVDFDRRAEALAHVDIVVSATGADTFTVTPENIPKHRNLVLIDLSMPRDIDDQVGELPNVNLVNIERLHRARKEATMQTDALDIVAQELDAYTSAQRVRDVVPAVAALRRQASELVELELARLTQRTPLMSENEREEVTRTVRRVVDKLLHTPTVKVKELAARSGTVSYESALQELFGLETEPAARKTNA
- a CDS encoding HAD-IB family hydrolase, yielding MTTPGYEPAPEDFLASLSASRGNLRRFLEEHAFRPVGDAEQRTAGLAAVAEVFGLEVGDFASGIETVSGAIEAADKFETKNPDARLHQGIGPAAAFFDVDNTLIQGASIIVFMMGLARRRYFKANEMIPLAWKQIKFRVTGKENANDVAQGRQQALEFIKGRSVDELVALCEEIVDDRMVEKIWPGTRRLAEMHLAEGEQVWLVTATPVQLAQILARRLGFTGALGTVAEVENGLFTGRLVGDILHGPGKRHAVAALAAVEKLDLSRCTAYSDSINDIPMLSMVGTAVAINPDSKLRREATRRGWQIQDYRNIRKAIRTYGLPTLLAASLSYRRWRGRKK
- a CDS encoding Ppx/GppA phosphatase family protein → MRLGVLDVGSNTVHLVAVDARQGGHPTPMSDWKTSLRLVEHLDGDGAIDEKGRKKLIKAVAEAKDLAETLGCGDLMPFATSAIRSAANSEAILDSVEADTGIRLEVLSGKDEARLTFLAVRRWYGWSAGRITNLDIGGGSLELSTGTDEEPDAAFSLDLGAGRLTHQWFDTDPPERTKVNVLRDYIDAELVEPARVIRACGTSDLAVGTSKTFRTLARLTGAAPSSAGPRVTRTLTAPGLRQLIAFISRMTAADRAELEGVSADRSHQIVAGALVAEAAMRALGLEQLQICPWALREGVILRRIDKGLD
- the hemC gene encoding hydroxymethylbilane synthase — encoded protein: MLKIGTRGSKLARTQARHVRDAIQAQGYECELTIVSTPGDQSHDPVERIGVGVFTQALREAMARGECDIAVHSYKDLPTVPDSRFQMVIPRRADAREALIARDDYTLETLPNGATVGTGAPRRIAQLKAMRPDLNIVPLRGNVDSRIARVGIDLDAVILAAAGLQRIGLFQKASQLFDPHVFLPAPAQGALAVEANPNAAEAIQHLVCEEATWQTTAERVVLNRLEAGCTAPVAAYAIGTTLVAGVFALDGRTKLVDSFTGEDPVELGQRAAATLLDRGAAELLR
- a CDS encoding helix-turn-helix domain-containing protein produces the protein MAHEDNGTFLTVAEVAEIMRVSKMTVYRLVHSGELPAVRVGRSFRVHENAVNEYLDSSYYNVG